A window of the Scandinavium goeteborgense genome harbors these coding sequences:
- the ansP gene encoding L-asparagine permease, translated as MNTKHDSAAEHHAAKRRWLNSHEAGYHKAMGNRQVQMIAIGGAIGTGLFLGAGARLQMAGPSLAIVYLVCGIFSFFILRALGELVLHRPSSGSFVSYAREFLGEKAAYVAGWMYFVNWAMTGIVDITAVALYMHYWGAFGDVPQWVFALGALAIVGTMNMIGVKWFAEMEFWFALVKVLAIVAFLVVGTIFLGSGKPLDGAATGFHLITDNGGLFPHGLLPALVLVQGVVFAFASIELVGTAAGECKDPQTMVPKAINSVIWRIGLFYVGSVVLLVLLLPWNAYQAGQSPFVTFFSKLGVPYIGDVMNMVVLTAALSSLNSGLYSTGRILRSMSMGGSAPKFMSKMSKQHVPYAGILATLVVYVFGVFLNYLVPSQVFEIVLNVASIGIIASWAFIVVCQMRLRKFIKEGKCADVSFKMPGAPFTSWLTLLFLLSVLVLMAFDYPNGTYTIGSIPLLAVLLVAGWFGVRKRVNEIHSTAPVHPDDVK; from the coding sequence ATGAACACAAAACACGACAGCGCGGCGGAGCATCACGCAGCTAAGCGCCGCTGGCTGAACTCGCATGAAGCGGGTTATCACAAGGCGATGGGCAACCGTCAGGTTCAGATGATCGCCATCGGCGGCGCAATCGGTACGGGCCTGTTTTTAGGTGCCGGTGCACGTTTACAGATGGCGGGCCCTTCTCTCGCCATCGTCTATCTGGTCTGCGGTATTTTCTCCTTCTTTATTCTTCGTGCGCTCGGCGAACTGGTGCTTCACCGTCCGTCCAGCGGCAGCTTCGTTTCCTACGCGCGTGAATTCCTCGGCGAAAAAGCCGCCTACGTGGCGGGCTGGATGTACTTCGTCAACTGGGCGATGACCGGGATAGTCGACATCACCGCCGTGGCGCTGTACATGCACTACTGGGGCGCGTTTGGCGATGTGCCGCAGTGGGTCTTTGCCCTCGGCGCACTGGCGATTGTCGGCACCATGAACATGATCGGCGTGAAGTGGTTTGCCGAGATGGAGTTCTGGTTCGCACTGGTTAAAGTGTTGGCGATTGTCGCCTTTCTGGTGGTCGGGACGATTTTCCTCGGCAGCGGGAAACCGCTCGACGGCGCGGCAACCGGCTTCCATCTGATAACCGATAACGGCGGCCTGTTCCCGCACGGCCTGCTGCCTGCGCTGGTGCTGGTTCAGGGCGTCGTGTTTGCGTTTGCATCGATTGAACTGGTCGGTACGGCGGCGGGTGAATGTAAAGATCCGCAGACCATGGTGCCGAAGGCGATTAACAGCGTTATCTGGCGTATCGGTCTGTTTTATGTCGGCTCGGTGGTGCTGTTGGTGTTGCTGTTGCCGTGGAATGCGTATCAGGCGGGGCAAAGCCCGTTTGTGACCTTCTTCTCCAAGCTCGGCGTGCCTTATATTGGCGATGTGATGAACATGGTGGTTCTGACGGCTGCGCTATCCAGTCTGAATTCCGGTCTGTATTCGACGGGCCGTATTCTGCGCTCAATGTCGATGGGCGGTTCCGCGCCGAAGTTCATGTCCAAAATGAGCAAACAACATGTCCCTTACGCGGGCATCCTCGCCACTTTGGTGGTGTATGTGTTTGGCGTGTTCCTGAACTATCTGGTGCCTTCACAGGTGTTTGAGATTGTCCTGAACGTCGCGTCGATCGGCATTATCGCCTCCTGGGCATTTATCGTGGTGTGCCAGATGCGTTTGCGTAAGTTCATCAAAGAAGGCAAATGCGCGGACGTCAGCTTCAAAATGCCAGGCGCGCCGTTCACCTCATGGCTGACGCTGCTGTTCCTGCTCAGCGTTCTGGTGCTGATGGCCTTCGATTACCCGAACGGCACGTACACCATCGGCTCGATTCCGTTGCTGGCCGTGCTGCTGGTCGCGGGCTGGTTTGGCGTGCGTAAGCGCGTGAATGAAATTCACAGTACCGCGCCGGTTCATCCGGACGATGTGAAGTAG
- a CDS encoding YncE family protein gives MSLRHMSMPRLRRSLLLSSLLIAGSFSAHAADEMLRKAVGKGAYEMALSEQENALWVATSQSRKTDKGGVIYRLDPVTLEATQLIHSDLKPFGATIDNQTQTLWFGNTTNGTITAIDGKTGDVKGRVVLDSRQRSETVKPLQPRELASNDKTNTVYVTGVGKESVVWVIDGATLKLKATISGTGNRSTALALDNEAQRLYTVSADGELITINTASNSILTRQKLVDDGKEHAFLNIALDTANHRAYITDFKQPELLVVDYRDGKVLNKIAVPESLAVKFNPVRHEVYVTHRKAGKVSVIDAKTHKVVKTIDTPTYPNSLALSADGKTLYVSVKQESTREKEATQPDDVIRITL, from the coding sequence ATGTCTTTACGTCATATGTCCATGCCGCGTTTGCGCCGTTCTCTGCTGTTATCTTCCCTGTTGATCGCGGGCTCATTTAGCGCCCATGCGGCGGATGAAATGCTGCGCAAAGCCGTCGGCAAAGGGGCCTACGAAATGGCGCTCAGCGAGCAGGAAAATGCGCTTTGGGTGGCCACGTCACAGAGTCGTAAAACCGACAAGGGCGGGGTGATCTATCGTCTTGATCCGGTCACGCTGGAGGCGACCCAGCTGATCCACAGTGATTTAAAACCGTTCGGCGCGACGATTGATAACCAGACGCAGACCCTGTGGTTTGGCAACACCACCAACGGCACAATCACTGCCATCGATGGCAAAACCGGCGACGTAAAAGGGCGTGTGGTGCTGGATTCACGCCAGCGCAGCGAAACCGTGAAGCCGTTGCAACCGCGCGAGCTGGCGTCTAATGACAAAACCAACACCGTGTACGTGACCGGCGTCGGCAAAGAAAGCGTGGTATGGGTGATTGACGGCGCAACGCTGAAGCTGAAAGCAACCATCAGCGGAACGGGTAATCGCAGCACCGCTCTGGCCCTGGATAACGAAGCGCAGCGCCTGTACACCGTGAGCGCAGACGGTGAGCTGATCACCATCAACACCGCCAGCAACAGCATTTTGACTCGTCAGAAACTGGTGGATGACGGCAAAGAACACGCATTCCTGAATATCGCGCTGGATACCGCCAATCACCGCGCTTACATCACCGATTTCAAACAGCCGGAGCTGCTGGTGGTGGACTACCGCGACGGCAAAGTGTTGAATAAAATCGCGGTGCCAGAATCGCTGGCCGTGAAGTTCAACCCGGTACGCCATGAAGTCTACGTCACTCACCGCAAGGCCGGGAAAGTCAGCGTGATTGATGCGAAAACCCATAAAGTGGTGAAAACCATCGATACCCCGACGTACCCGAACAGTCTGGCGCTTTCTGCTGATGGCAAAACGCTGTACGTGAGTGTGAAGCAGGAATCTACCCGCGAGAAAGAAGCGACGCAGCCGGATGACGTGATTCGTATTACGCTGTAA
- the pqqU gene encoding TonB-dependent receptor PqqU: protein MKIITVRTAALPALLLPLFSLPDAVAADEQTMVVSASPQGISELDTPAAVSVVNGDDMRHAAPRVNLSESLGSVPGLQVQNRQNFAQDLQLSIRGFGSRSTFGVRGIRIYVDGIPSTMPDGQGQTSNIDISSVENIDVLRGPFSALYGNSSGGVINVTTETGQQPTTIEASSYYGSYGSWRYGLKASGAVGDGTHAGDVDYTVSTTRFDTHGYRDHSGARKNLANAKLGVRINDVSKLTLMFNSVDIKANDPGGLSYSEWRDNPQQSPRGDQYNTRKDIKQTQAGMRYERQLSENDDLSVMMYAGERQTTQYQSIPMAPQLKPSHSGGVIDLDRHYQGIDTRWTHRGELLVPVTFTTGLDYENMSEKRKGYENFVVDNGVPEYGQQGAMRRNERNLMWNLDPYLQTQWQLTDKLSLDAGVRYSSVWFDSNDSYVTPGNGDDSGEASYHKWLPAGSLKYAVTDAWNVYVSAGRGFETPTINELSYRPDNQSGLNFGLEPSTNETVEIGSKTRIGNGLLTAALFQTDTDNEIVTDTSSGGRTTYKNAGKTRRQGAELSLDQQFGESWKLKAAWTWLDATYRSNVCDDANCNGNRIPGIARNMGYASFGYEPEMGWYAGSDIRYLSDIMANDENTAKAPSWTVVGLNTGYKFNIADNWKMDVFGRVDNLFDREYVGSVIVNESNGRYYEPAPGRNYGVGLSVAYQFQ, encoded by the coding sequence ATGAAAATCATTACTGTCCGCACGGCCGCGCTTCCGGCATTACTCTTACCGCTCTTTTCACTGCCAGACGCGGTCGCCGCCGACGAACAGACGATGGTCGTCTCCGCCAGCCCGCAAGGTATCTCTGAACTCGATACGCCCGCCGCCGTCAGCGTGGTGAATGGCGACGATATGCGCCATGCCGCGCCGCGCGTGAACTTGTCTGAATCCCTCGGTTCGGTGCCCGGCTTGCAGGTGCAGAACCGTCAGAACTTTGCCCAGGATTTACAACTGTCTATTCGCGGGTTCGGCTCCCGCTCGACGTTCGGCGTGCGCGGCATTCGTATTTATGTGGACGGAATTCCTTCCACGATGCCGGACGGCCAGGGCCAGACTTCGAATATCGACATCAGCAGCGTTGAAAATATCGACGTCCTGCGCGGCCCGTTCTCCGCGCTGTACGGTAACTCCTCCGGCGGGGTGATCAACGTCACTACCGAAACCGGGCAGCAGCCGACGACCATTGAAGCCAGCAGCTATTACGGCAGCTATGGCAGCTGGCGCTACGGCCTGAAAGCCAGCGGCGCTGTCGGCGACGGGACGCACGCCGGTGATGTGGATTACACCGTCTCCACCACTCGTTTCGACACCCACGGTTATCGCGACCACAGCGGCGCGCGTAAAAACCTCGCCAACGCCAAACTCGGCGTGCGGATTAACGATGTCAGCAAATTAACCCTGATGTTCAACAGCGTGGATATCAAAGCTAACGATCCGGGCGGGCTGAGCTACAGCGAATGGCGCGACAATCCGCAGCAATCACCGCGTGGTGATCAGTACAACACCCGCAAAGATATCAAACAGACCCAAGCGGGAATGCGCTATGAGCGCCAGCTGAGCGAAAACGACGATCTGAGCGTGATGATGTATGCCGGGGAACGCCAGACCACGCAGTATCAGTCGATCCCGATGGCGCCACAGCTCAAGCCTTCCCACTCCGGCGGCGTAATTGATCTCGACCGTCATTATCAGGGCATTGATACCCGCTGGACGCACCGCGGCGAACTGCTGGTACCGGTCACGTTTACCACCGGCCTCGATTACGAAAACATGAGCGAAAAGCGCAAAGGTTACGAAAACTTTGTGGTGGATAACGGCGTGCCGGAATACGGTCAGCAAGGCGCGATGCGCCGTAACGAGCGTAACCTGATGTGGAACCTCGACCCGTATCTGCAAACCCAATGGCAGCTGACCGATAAACTGTCGCTGGACGCAGGCGTGCGCTATAGCTCGGTGTGGTTCGACTCCAACGATTCCTACGTCACGCCGGGTAACGGCGACGACAGCGGCGAGGCCAGCTACCATAAATGGCTCCCGGCAGGCTCCCTGAAATACGCGGTGACCGATGCGTGGAACGTGTATGTTTCAGCGGGACGCGGCTTTGAAACGCCGACCATCAACGAACTTTCCTATCGCCCGGATAACCAGAGCGGGCTGAACTTCGGCCTCGAGCCATCGACTAACGAAACGGTCGAAATCGGCAGTAAAACGCGTATTGGCAACGGCCTGCTGACCGCCGCCCTGTTCCAGACCGACACCGATAACGAAATCGTGACCGACACCAGCAGCGGCGGGCGCACCACCTATAAAAATGCCGGTAAAACCCGTCGTCAGGGTGCGGAGCTGTCGCTCGATCAGCAGTTCGGTGAAAGCTGGAAACTGAAAGCCGCCTGGACGTGGCTGGACGCGACCTACCGCAGCAACGTCTGTGATGACGCCAACTGCAACGGCAACCGTATACCAGGGATTGCGCGCAACATGGGTTACGCCTCGTTCGGCTATGAGCCAGAGATGGGCTGGTACGCGGGTAGTGATATCCGCTATCTGAGCGATATCATGGCCAATGACGAAAACACTGCCAAAGCGCCGTCGTGGACCGTGGTGGGGTTGAATACCGGTTATAAATTCAACATCGCCGACAACTGGAAAATGGATGTCTTTGGCCGCGTCGATAACCTGTTCGACCGCGAATACGTGGGTTCGGTGATTGTGAACGAATCTAACGGTCGTTATTACGAGCCTGCGCCTGGCCGTAATTATGGTGTGGGTTTATCGGTGGCTTATCAGTTCCAGTAA
- a CDS encoding GntR family transcriptional regulator, translating into MLDFEKAQRMSLTMQVEVNLKSALIIGALKPGARLVTRDLAEQLGTSITPVREALLRLVSSGALQATPAQAFLVPQVSLQRYNEINQIRKSLESMAASTAASLMTEEKLRVLRSHVEAFHDAKAQGDMEEALQSNCRFRFHLYDYAEMPTLTALIEQLWVRIGPCFNFLHPLSCEIFKQDRYYDDLLSALEKRDQAESGAAICRAIDQGAAILQKQYVN; encoded by the coding sequence ATGCTTGATTTTGAAAAAGCGCAACGAATGAGCCTGACGATGCAGGTCGAAGTGAACTTAAAAAGCGCGTTGATTATTGGTGCCCTGAAGCCCGGTGCCCGTTTGGTCACCCGGGACCTGGCTGAACAACTTGGAACCAGCATTACCCCGGTTCGGGAAGCACTGCTGCGATTGGTCTCTTCCGGAGCACTACAGGCCACACCGGCGCAGGCGTTTTTGGTGCCGCAGGTGTCGCTCCAGCGGTATAACGAAATCAATCAGATCCGTAAGTCGCTGGAAAGCATGGCCGCGTCGACGGCGGCATCGCTGATGACGGAGGAAAAGCTGCGGGTGTTGCGCAGCCACGTTGAGGCCTTCCATGATGCCAAAGCGCAGGGCGATATGGAGGAGGCGTTACAGTCCAATTGCCGGTTCCGTTTTCATCTGTATGATTACGCGGAAATGCCGACGCTGACCGCGCTTATCGAACAACTGTGGGTCCGTATTGGGCCGTGCTTTAATTTTTTACATCCGCTGTCGTGCGAAATCTTTAAACAGGATCGTTATTATGACGATCTGCTGAGCGCGCTGGAAAAAAGAGATCAAGCAGAGAGTGGGGCGGCGATTTGTCGGGCCATCGATCAGGGTGCTGCTATTTTGCAAAAACAGTACGTAAATTAA
- a CDS encoding NADP-dependent oxidoreductase — protein sequence MSQQTLRHRRWVLASRPHGEPVQDNFRLEEGDIPTPGNGQLLLRTVYLSLDPYMRGRMSDAPSYSPPVEIGATMVGGTVSRVEQSNHADYKTGDWVLSYSGWQNYEVSDGQGLVKLGDSLEHPSWALGILGMPGFTAYMGLLDIGQPKAGETLVVAAATGPVGATVGQIGKIKGCRVVGVAGGSEKCRYAVETLGFDVCLDHRADDFAEQLAKACPQGIDVYYENVGGKVFDAVLPLLNTSARVPVCGLVSGYNATELPAGPDRLPLLMGTLLKKRIRMQGFIIGQDYGHRIGEFQADMGQWIKDGSIKYREQMTDGLENAPETFIGMLKGKNFGKVIIRVDSDA from the coding sequence ATGAGTCAACAGACATTACGCCATCGTCGCTGGGTACTGGCATCGCGTCCGCACGGCGAACCGGTACAGGATAATTTCCGCCTGGAAGAGGGCGATATTCCAACGCCCGGCAACGGACAGCTGTTGCTGCGCACCGTCTACCTTTCGCTCGATCCTTATATGCGTGGCCGCATGAGCGACGCGCCATCTTATTCTCCGCCGGTAGAAATCGGCGCCACGATGGTCGGCGGCACGGTCAGCCGCGTTGAGCAGTCGAACCATGCCGATTACAAAACCGGGGACTGGGTGCTGAGCTACAGCGGCTGGCAGAACTATGAGGTTTCCGACGGGCAGGGGCTGGTCAAACTCGGCGATAGCCTGGAACATCCGTCATGGGCGCTTGGCATCCTTGGGATGCCGGGCTTTACGGCGTATATGGGCTTGCTGGATATCGGCCAGCCGAAAGCCGGTGAAACGCTGGTGGTTGCCGCGGCTACCGGGCCTGTGGGTGCGACGGTCGGGCAAATTGGCAAGATTAAAGGCTGCCGCGTAGTCGGCGTGGCGGGCGGTAGCGAGAAATGTCGTTACGCCGTGGAGACGCTCGGCTTTGACGTTTGTCTCGATCACCGGGCGGATGATTTCGCTGAACAGCTGGCCAAAGCCTGCCCACAGGGCATTGATGTGTATTACGAAAACGTCGGCGGTAAAGTCTTTGATGCTGTTCTGCCGCTGCTGAATACCTCGGCCCGCGTGCCGGTGTGCGGTCTGGTGAGCGGCTACAACGCCACTGAACTGCCAGCCGGACCGGATCGCTTGCCGTTGCTGATGGGCACGTTGCTGAAAAAACGCATTCGCATGCAGGGCTTTATCATCGGTCAGGACTACGGGCACCGCATCGGCGAGTTCCAGGCTGACATGGGCCAGTGGATAAAGGACGGTTCGATAAAATATCGTGAACAGATGACTGATGGGCTAGAAAATGCGCCTGAAACCTTTATCGGTATGTTAAAAGGTAAAAATTTCGGTAAAGTCATTATTCGTGTCGACAGCGACGCGTAA
- a CDS encoding helix-turn-helix domain-containing protein yields MNTIEDNLNQRISARIRIERESRGWSLSELAERAGASRAMIHKIERGDSSPTATMLGRLSGAFGISMSTLIARAEMQEGKLLRLAHQPVWRDPQSHYLRRHVSPRSDLPIDLVQVELPAGSDIPMPASSYALARQLIWLQQGELLFIEGDTRHAMQAGDCLELGPPNDCRFVNETDQPCIYLVVRLNHSGS; encoded by the coding sequence ATGAATACTATTGAAGACAATCTCAACCAGCGCATCAGCGCGCGTATTCGCATCGAGCGCGAATCCCGGGGCTGGTCGCTGAGCGAACTGGCAGAGCGGGCTGGTGCGTCGCGGGCGATGATCCACAAGATCGAACGCGGTGACAGCAGCCCGACGGCGACCATGCTCGGGCGGCTTTCCGGTGCGTTCGGAATCAGCATGTCCACGCTTATCGCCCGGGCAGAAATGCAGGAAGGCAAACTCCTGCGCCTGGCGCATCAGCCGGTGTGGCGCGATCCGCAAAGCCACTATTTACGCCGCCACGTCTCACCGCGCAGTGATTTGCCTATCGATTTAGTGCAGGTCGAACTGCCTGCGGGCAGCGATATCCCGATGCCCGCGTCGTCGTATGCCCTGGCGCGTCAGCTGATCTGGCTCCAGCAGGGAGAGCTGCTGTTCATTGAAGGCGACACGCGTCATGCGATGCAGGCCGGTGATTGCCTGGAGCTCGGGCCGCCGAACGACTGCCGTTTTGTGAACGAAACCGATCAACCCTGCATTTACCTTGTGGTGCGTCTGAATCATTCAGGCTCATAA
- a CDS encoding GNAT family N-acetyltransferase, which produces MNIRYASIEDCAAIAEIYNHAVLHTAAIWNDQTVDTDNRIAWYEARQIAGYPVLVSEENGTVTGYASFGDWRAFDGFRHTVEHSVYVHPQHQGKGLGRALLTQLIAEAKQIGKHVMVAGIESQNQASLKLHETLGFVTTAQMAQVGTKFGRWLDLTFMQLQLDDRQDPDARG; this is translated from the coding sequence ATGAACATTCGTTACGCGAGCATTGAAGACTGCGCGGCGATCGCGGAAATTTATAATCACGCGGTACTTCACACCGCCGCCATCTGGAACGATCAAACCGTTGATACCGACAACCGCATCGCGTGGTACGAAGCCCGCCAGATTGCGGGTTATCCCGTGCTGGTCAGTGAAGAAAACGGCACCGTGACCGGCTACGCCTCTTTTGGTGACTGGCGCGCCTTCGATGGTTTTCGTCATACTGTCGAGCACTCCGTTTACGTTCACCCGCAGCATCAGGGCAAAGGGCTTGGCCGGGCGCTGCTGACTCAGCTTATCGCCGAGGCCAAGCAAATTGGTAAACACGTGATGGTCGCGGGCATTGAGTCGCAGAATCAGGCCTCGCTGAAGCTGCATGAGACGCTTGGTTTCGTCACCACCGCGCAAATGGCGCAGGTCGGCACCAAGTTCGGGCGCTGGCTCGATCTGACGTTTATGCAATTGCAGCTCGATGATCGTCAGGATCCGGACGCCCGCGGATGA
- a CDS encoding DMT family transporter, which yields MNQSLTLTFLIAAGIGLVIQNTLMVRITQSASTILIAMLLNSLVGIVLFVSILLIKHGLSGFQELASSVKWWTLIPGLLGSFFVFASISGYQYVGAATTIAVLVASQLIGGLAMDILRQQGIPWRALVGPVCGAVMLVIGAWLVARRSF from the coding sequence ATGAATCAGTCGCTGACCCTCACCTTTCTGATTGCCGCCGGTATTGGTCTGGTTATCCAGAACACGCTGATGGTACGCATCACCCAATCGGCGTCGACGATCCTCATCGCTATGCTGCTCAATTCGCTGGTCGGTATTGTGCTTTTTGTGTCGATTCTGCTGATTAAACACGGGCTGAGCGGCTTTCAGGAACTGGCCTCGAGCGTCAAATGGTGGACGTTAATCCCCGGTCTGCTGGGCTCATTTTTCGTTTTTGCCAGCATCAGCGGCTATCAGTACGTCGGCGCGGCAACCACCATTGCGGTGTTAGTTGCCAGCCAGTTAATTGGCGGGTTAGCGATGGATATTCTGCGCCAGCAAGGCATTCCATGGCGCGCGCTGGTCGGCCCGGTTTGCGGGGCGGTGATGCTGGTCATCGGCGCATGGCTGGTTGCGAGACGATCGTTTTAA
- a CDS encoding DUF2526 family protein yields MSHLDEVSTRVDAAIEDGSIIGMNELLIVLSDDAELSREDRYTQQQRLRTAIAHKGRHHKEEEDARQESLTKGGTIV; encoded by the coding sequence ATGTCACATTTGGATGAGGTAAGTACCCGGGTAGACGCGGCCATTGAGGACGGTTCTATTATCGGCATGAATGAGTTGCTGATTGTGTTGAGCGATGACGCAGAGCTAAGTCGGGAAGATCGTTATACCCAGCAGCAGCGCCTGCGTACTGCTATCGCCCACAAAGGCCGTCATCACAAGGAAGAAGAGGACGCGCGGCAGGAAAGCCTCACCAAAGGTGGCACGATCGTTTAA
- a CDS encoding ABC transporter substrate-binding protein codes for MSQTPTGKTLLALALSALLPAGAAMAANNDTLIYCSEASPESFNPQIASSGPSFVASSQVLYNRLINFDPQKNTPIPSLATAWTISPDGKTYTFTLRQGVKFNSNKFFKPTRDFNADDVIFSVMRQKDENNPYHKVSQGNYEYFTDVGLDKLIKEVKKIDDYHVQFELTEPNAAFLADWGMDFASILSAEYADAMMKKGTPEYVDTWPIGTGPYAFQQYKVDSLIRYVANPNYWDGEVPTKHLIFSITPNVETRLAKLQTNECQIIPAPSPVQFDVIKKNNDLVLHSVEALNVGYLAFNTEKKPFDNVLVRQALNYATDKKAIVNAVFMGSGTVAKSPLPPKMLGYDNKLPDYGYDPEKAKALLKQAGLEKGAEVTLWSMPVQRPYNPNSRRIAEMIQSDWAKVGIKAKITTYEWGEYLSGMRKGEHDSALFGWMSDNGDPDNFADTLLGCDSIKTGSNAARWCDKGYDGLVKKAKLTSDPAARAKLYQQAQEIYYQQAPWIALANGKTFFATRSNVTGYSVSLMGSDFSKAKLN; via the coding sequence ATGTCTCAAACACCGACAGGGAAAACGCTGCTGGCCCTGGCCCTCAGCGCATTATTACCGGCAGGGGCCGCGATGGCGGCAAATAATGACACCCTTATCTACTGCTCCGAAGCGTCACCGGAGTCATTCAACCCGCAGATTGCCAGCTCCGGACCGTCGTTCGTTGCCAGCTCACAGGTGTTGTACAACCGCCTGATAAATTTCGATCCGCAGAAAAATACCCCGATCCCGTCGCTGGCAACTGCCTGGACTATTTCCCCGGACGGTAAAACCTATACCTTTACCCTGCGTCAGGGCGTGAAGTTCAACAGCAATAAATTCTTCAAACCGACGCGTGATTTCAATGCCGATGACGTTATTTTCTCAGTGATGCGCCAGAAGGATGAAAATAATCCTTATCACAAAGTGTCGCAGGGGAATTACGAATATTTCACCGACGTGGGCCTCGATAAACTGATTAAAGAGGTGAAGAAGATTGATGATTATCACGTCCAGTTTGAGCTGACCGAACCGAACGCCGCTTTCCTGGCCGACTGGGGAATGGATTTCGCCTCGATTCTTTCGGCTGAATACGCCGACGCGATGATGAAAAAGGGGACGCCGGAGTACGTTGATACCTGGCCAATCGGCACCGGGCCGTATGCGTTCCAGCAATATAAGGTCGACTCGCTGATCCGCTATGTTGCCAACCCGAACTACTGGGACGGCGAGGTGCCGACCAAACACCTTATTTTCTCCATCACGCCGAATGTGGAAACCCGTCTGGCAAAACTGCAAACCAATGAGTGCCAGATTATCCCTGCGCCGTCGCCGGTGCAGTTCGACGTGATTAAAAAGAACAACGATTTGGTGCTGCACTCCGTTGAAGCGCTGAACGTCGGCTATCTGGCGTTTAACACCGAGAAAAAACCATTTGATAACGTGCTGGTGCGCCAGGCGCTGAACTACGCCACGGATAAAAAGGCGATCGTCAATGCGGTGTTTATGGGGTCCGGTACGGTAGCAAAATCACCGCTGCCGCCGAAAATGCTCGGTTACGACAATAAGTTGCCGGACTACGGTTACGACCCTGAGAAAGCCAAAGCCCTGCTCAAGCAGGCGGGGCTGGAAAAGGGCGCAGAAGTGACGCTGTGGTCGATGCCGGTACAGCGCCCGTATAACCCGAACTCGCGCCGTATCGCCGAGATGATTCAGAGCGACTGGGCGAAAGTGGGGATCAAAGCCAAGATCACCACCTATGAATGGGGTGAATACCTTTCCGGGATGCGCAAAGGCGAACACGATTCGGCGCTGTTTGGCTGGATGTCCGACAACGGCGATCCGGATAACTTTGCCGACACACTGCTCGGCTGTGACAGCATAAAAACCGGCTCCAATGCCGCGCGCTGGTGCGATAAAGGGTATGATGGCCTGGTGAAAAAAGCCAAGCTGACCAGCGACCCGGCCGCGCGCGCGAAGCTGTACCAACAGGCGCAGGAGATTTACTACCAGCAGGCTCCATGGATTGCCCTGGCTAACGGTAAAACCTTCTTCGCCACTCGCAGCAACGTGACCGGCTACAGCGTCAGCCTGATGGGCAGTGATTTTTCGAAAGCGAAGCTGAATTAA